The genomic window ATAAAAACCAATAATAGCGGCAAGCTCTATTTCCTGATCGAAAACCTGGGTATTTTTTGCTATGATCCAAAAACTAATGCAACCGTCAGGTATGACCATCAGAACGGTGTATCCAATTCGCTATATACTGATCAGATAAGTGATTTAATTGATGACGAAAAAGGCAATTTATGGGTTATTTATACCAGTGGGGTTCTTGATAAGTTCAATTTAAAGAATCGCAGGGTAACAAACAGGTATTTTGTCATCAACAAAAGGTTTGGTGAGCAGGTAAATTCCTTCAATCTCAACCGCGATTCGGAAGGCAATATTTTTATTTATAGCAGGGGTAACCCTTTCGGTTTATATTACCTTAATGTGGTAAGTGATCAGTTTAGTTATTTTGGGAAAAAGCAAGATCATTCCGGATTAAGCTCAAATAACGTAAGCAAGGTAATTGAGGGCGACGATGGAAATATCTGGATAGGGACTGATCATGGCGGAATCAATATCCTGGACAAACATACCCGCCGGTTAACCTATATTTTAAGTAAAGAAGGTGACCCGAAGGGCTTAAGTGACAATAGTGTAGGGGCTTTATATAAAGATAATAATGGAATAGTGTGGGTCGGGACCTACAAAAAAGGAATCTCTTATTACCATAAAAGTGTTTATAAATTCCCCTTAAATCAGTATCTAACTGGGGAAAATGCACTAAATGAAGATGTTAATTCATTTGCGGAGGATAACAAAGGTAACCTGTGGATCGGAACAAACGGAGCAGGCCTGTTGTACTTGAACAGAAGTACAGGCGAAATAAAAAGATACCGTAATAATCCTGCCAGCGATAATTCTTTAAGTAGTGATATTGTGATCAGCCTTACTATCGATCATTCTGGTGTTTTATGGATCGGTACCTATTTAGGTGGGCTTGATTCTTTTGACGGGAAGAAGTTTACGAATTTTAAGCACACCGCTGATCCCTCAAGCATTTCAGATAACCGGATTTATGCTTTGCAGGAAGATTCTTCCAACAGGCTCTGGGTAGGAACCTTAAACGGCGGGCTGAATTTACTTGACCGCAGTACCGGAAAATTTAAACACTTTAACCCTTCGGTTAAAAATACATTAAATGCTTATGTGGTTACCTGTTTGTATGAAGACAAAAACAAAAACATCTTAATCGGCACCACGGCAGGGCTGAATATCCTGGATGCAAAAACCGCTAAGTTTAGCTATTTAAAAAATAACAGCAGGGATACGAATTCCCTGATACAGGGTGTCGTAAATTCAATCACCAGTGATAGCAGGGGGTGGATTTGGATAGGTACGAGAGAAGGAATAAGCATATACAATCCTGCAAGCAGAAAGTTCACTAATTTAAGCGAAGAGGTTGGCTTACCTGAAAATACAGTGCTTTCACTTATAGAAGATGAGGATCACAATATCTGGTACAGTTCCCTTAAAGGGCTTTACAAAATTTCTGTAATTGCTCAGGGGAAAACCTATAAATTCAGGTACAGTAAGTATAACAAGTCAGACGGGTTGCAGAATACACAGTTCAACATCAATGCGGTACTGAAAACTAAAGCCGGCGAACTGATTTTTGGGGGGCCGAACGGCTTCAATATTTTCAGGGCAGGGCAGATCAAGAACAGCCAGTTTCCCTCAGCGTTGGTTATGACGGATTTAGAGGTATTTTACCATAAGGTAAATGTTGGTGAAAGTATAAATGGACATATTATTTTGCCCGAAACCATAACAGAACTTAAGAATTTAAGCCTTAGCTATAAAGAGAATATTTTTTCAGTCCAGTTTGCACTGCTCAATTATTTTAATCCCCAAAAGGTAATCTATAAATACAGTCTGGAAGGATTCGATAAACGTTGGCTAACGGTACCTTCAGAAAGCCGTAAAGCTACTTTTACAAACCTTGATCCAGGCAAATATATACTCCATGTAAGGGCTTTTAATGAAAATGACGCTGTACTCTTGGCCGAATCACAATTGAAAATTACCATTTTACCTCCCTTCTGGCGTACAACATGGGCGTATATCCTGTATGTTTTGGCCATTGGTTGCCTGTTGCTATTGATCAGGAGAAGGGGGATCAATAAATTAAGGCGGGAGTTTGCTTTGGTACAGGAAAGGATCCAGGCCCGGCAATTACGCGAGCAAGACCGTAAGGAGGCTGAAAGATTACGGGAACTTGATCTGTTAAAAATTAAATTTTTAACCAACCTGAGCCATGAGTTCAGGACACCTATTTCCCTGATCCTGGCCCCTGTAGATAAACTTTTGATCGAATCCAAGGAGAATGGGCGGTATGGCCAGCTGGCCATGATCAAGAGAAATGCACGGCGGTTATTGAATCTGGTAAACCAACTGCTCGATTTCCGTAAAATGGAAGAGCAGGAACTAAGGTTAAATAATAGCGATGGCGAAATTGTTTCCTTCATTAAAGATGCAACAGATTCTTTTTACGATCTGGCAGAACGGAAGCAGATCAAACTTACTTTTAAAAGCACCATAGAAAATCTATATGTATCATATGATCAGGATAAGATAGAGCGGATATTGTTCAATTTACTTTCTAACGCATTTAAATTTACACCTACAGGCGGAACAGTAGGTGTTGAGCTACAAATACTGGATGGTAAACCAGTAGATGGCAGGGTTTCATTGGAGTTAAAAGTGATGGACTCGGGGATTGGTATTCCAAAAGATAAACAGGAAAAAATATTCGAACGGTTTTTTCAAAATGATACTTCTTCTTCCATTCTTAACCAGGGTTCAGGGATAGGCCTTTCCATCACCAAAGAGTTTGTTAAAATGCACGGGGGCGAAATAGTAGTTGAAAGTGAGCCAGGTTTGGGGAGTTGTTTTACATTATACCTAAATCTTGTACCCGTTGCGATTTCTGGACAAGAGCAAAAACATCCTGAAGAAGCGGACGTGCCAGATGCCACACCAGATAAAAAAGATGAAGAAAAAGAATCTGCCGACAAGCACCTTCGCGTAAAAAATGCCCCCCTTATTCTATTGGTTGAGGACAACGAGGATTTTAGGTTTTACCTTAAAGATAACCTGAGGGTTTTTTACAAAATCGAAGAGGCCTCAAATGGTAAGGAAGGCTGGCAAAAGGCGCTTGCACTACATCCAGATCTGATCGTTTCCGACATCAGTATGCCTGAAATGAATGGCAATGAGCTTTGCGGAAAATTAAAATCAGACGAAAGGACAAAGCATATACCGATTATTCTTTTAACGGCTTTAACCGGTGAAGAAGAACAGCTAAAAGGGTTAGAAATAGGAGCGAACGATTACATGACGAAACCCTTTAATTTTGAGATTTTACATTCCAAAATCAAGAATCTGCTCACGCTGCATCAAACCTTTAAAAAAACTTATTCCAGACAGGTGAGCATGGCTTCGCCAGAAATGGAGATCGAATCTGATGATGTGAAATTCCTGAACACTGCATTGCTTTACATTGAAGACAATCTCCATAAGCCTCAATTATCAGTGGAAGATCTGAGCAAGCATATGGTGATCAGTAGGGTGTCGTTATACAGAAAGTGCTTACGGGTTACCGGTAAAACCCCTGTTGATTTTATCAGGTCTGTTAAGCTCGAGAAAGCAGCGGTTTTATTGGAGAAAAGCACTAAAACAATTTCTGAAATCTGTTATATGGTCGGTTTTAGCACCCCTAACTATTTTGCAAAGGCATTCAGGGAAAAATACCAGGTACTTCCTTCAGAATATAGAGCAAAAAAAAGGGATTCGGATTAAAAAACAGGTCTTTATCCTATCGGTTGGTGTCTCACCGACCGAAATAAAAGTATTCTTAATTTAACCACGGCTTGTCCCAATTTTCGGGAGATAGAAAGGATGTACACAGATATGAAATCCGTGTTTATCTGTGTACATCTGTGGTTAAGCCCTTAATCTAAGCCATTGGTGTTGCGACTTATCCTATCGGTTGGTGTCTCACCGACCGAAATAAAAGTATTCTTAATTTAACCACGACTTGTCCCAATTTTCGAGAGATAGAAAGGATGCACACAGATACGAAGATCCGTGTTTATCTGTGTACATCTATGGTTAAGCCCTTATTCTAACGCCATTGGTGTTGCGACTTGAGTAATATTATTCTTGATGCGCACTTAATGACCTGATAATAATCGTTGTTTTAACGTTTATTATTTATATTTGTGAAAGACCAAATATAAAACGCATGAAAAGAATAGCATCAGTATTGCTTTTACTTTGTTCAATGTTCACAATTGATCAAACTTACGCGCAACAGAATTTTAAGAATTGGGCGAAGACTCCTCCGATGGGCTGGAATAGCTGGGACTGCTATGGCTCCTCTGTTACAGAAGCTGAAGTAAAAGCCAATGCAGATTACATGGCTTCCAAATTGAAATCTTTCGGATGGGAATATATCGTTGTGGATATCCGCTGGTTTGTGGAAAATGATAAAGCAGGAGGATATAACCAAACGGATCCAAAATATGTAATTGATAAATTTGGCCGTTATCTGCCTGCCCTGAACCGGTTCCCCTCAGCAGCAGACGGACAGGGCTTTAAAAACCTGGCAAAATATATACATGCTAAGGGATTAAAATTTGGTATTCATATTATGCGCGGCATCCCTACGCTTGCCGTTAAAGAAAAGATGCCAATTAAGGGTACAAAATATACCGCCGATCAGATCTATAGTACTGCCTTGCAATGCAAATGGCTTACTGATAATTATACGGTAGATGCTACAAAACCCGGTGCACAGGAATATTATGATTCAATAATGGAACTTTACGCCAGTTGGGGTGTCGACTTTATTAAAGTAGATGATCTCTCCCGCCCTTATCATCAGGGCGAAATAGAGCTCATCAGAAAAGCAATTGATAAAACAGGTCGCCCGATTGTATTGAGCACTTCACCAGGCGAAACGCCGATAGAAAAAGCAGGACACGTTCAACAACATGCAAATATGTGGAGAATGGTGGATGATGTATGGGATACCTGGCCACATATTACGCACCTGATTAATGTTGCCCAACCATGGGCGCCGTATATTAAGCCAGGAACCTGGCCTGATTGCGATATGATTCCTTTGGGTAGAATTTCCATTCGCGGAGAAAGAGGAGGCGACCGTACGAGCAGATTGACCAAGGATGAGCAGCAAGTGCTGATGACCTTCTTCACCATATTCCGCTCACCCCTGATGTTTGGTGGTGATATGCCGAGTCTGGATCCCTTTACCACTTCGCTGCTTACCAATAATGCTGTGCTTAAGATGCATAGAGAAAGTACGGATGTAAAATTTCTCTTTAACGATCGCAAGAAAGTTGCAGTAACATCAACGAATGCTAAAACCAGACAACACTATCTCGCCCTGTTCAATCTTTCTGATGAACCAGATTTAAAGGAAATTTCCGTAAAACCCTCAGATTTAGGGATAGCTAAAATAGCTAAAGTTACAGATAGCTGGACAGGAAAAGCTGTTCAGAATAATGGAAAACAAATAACCGTAAATCTTAAACCACATAGCTGTGTTTTGTATGAAATTAAGTAAGCTACCTATAGTGCTGGTGTTTTTGTTATTTAGCAAAAACTTATTTG from Flavobacterium sp. W4I14 includes these protein-coding regions:
- a CDS encoding signal transduction histidine kinase/ligand-binding sensor domain-containing protein/DNA-binding response OmpR family regulator (product_source=COG0642/COG3292/COG0745; cath_funfam=1.10.10.60,1.10.287.130,3.30.565.10,3.40.50.2300; cleavage_site_network=SignalP-noTM; cog=COG0642,COG0745,COG3292; pfam=PF00072,PF00512,PF02518,PF07494,PF07495,PF12833; smart=SM00060,SM00342,SM00387,SM00388,SM00448; superfamily=46689,52172,55874,63829; transmembrane_helix_parts=Outside_1_803,TMhelix_804_826,Inside_827_1390), whose amino-acid sequence is MYRFFALIFVSILCNSLFAQENIYQFSHLDIANGLSDNQVNAIYKDNKGFMWFGTLSGLNRYDGHEFKIFKHSSKDSTSIPEGYILDIFEGPEKQLWITSGGGFSIYSPSTEKFERFQDKHLRKYKLPVGYLRGIKTNNSGKLYFLIENLGIFCYDPKTNATVRYDHQNGVSNSLYTDQISDLIDDEKGNLWVIYTSGVLDKFNLKNRRVTNRYFVINKRFGEQVNSFNLNRDSEGNIFIYSRGNPFGLYYLNVVSDQFSYFGKKQDHSGLSSNNVSKVIEGDDGNIWIGTDHGGINILDKHTRRLTYILSKEGDPKGLSDNSVGALYKDNNGIVWVGTYKKGISYYHKSVYKFPLNQYLTGENALNEDVNSFAEDNKGNLWIGTNGAGLLYLNRSTGEIKRYRNNPASDNSLSSDIVISLTIDHSGVLWIGTYLGGLDSFDGKKFTNFKHTADPSSISDNRIYALQEDSSNRLWVGTLNGGLNLLDRSTGKFKHFNPSVKNTLNAYVVTCLYEDKNKNILIGTTAGLNILDAKTAKFSYLKNNSRDTNSLIQGVVNSITSDSRGWIWIGTREGISIYNPASRKFTNLSEEVGLPENTVLSLIEDEDHNIWYSSLKGLYKISVIAQGKTYKFRYSKYNKSDGLQNTQFNINAVLKTKAGELIFGGPNGFNIFRAGQIKNSQFPSALVMTDLEVFYHKVNVGESINGHIILPETITELKNLSLSYKENIFSVQFALLNYFNPQKVIYKYSLEGFDKRWLTVPSESRKATFTNLDPGKYILHVRAFNENDAVLLAESQLKITILPPFWRTTWAYILYVLAIGCLLLLIRRRGINKLRREFALVQERIQARQLREQDRKEAERLRELDLLKIKFLTNLSHEFRTPISLILAPVDKLLIESKENGRYGQLAMIKRNARRLLNLVNQLLDFRKMEEQELRLNNSDGEIVSFIKDATDSFYDLAERKQIKLTFKSTIENLYVSYDQDKIERILFNLLSNAFKFTPTGGTVGVELQILDGKPVDGRVSLELKVMDSGIGIPKDKQEKIFERFFQNDTSSSILNQGSGIGLSITKEFVKMHGGEIVVESEPGLGSCFTLYLNLVPVAISGQEQKHPEEADVPDATPDKKDEEKESADKHLRVKNAPLILLVEDNEDFRFYLKDNLRVFYKIEEASNGKEGWQKALALHPDLIVSDISMPEMNGNELCGKLKSDERTKHIPIILLTALTGEEEQLKGLEIGANDYMTKPFNFEILHSKIKNLLTLHQTFKKTYSRQVSMASPEMEIESDDVKFLNTALLYIEDNLHKPQLSVEDLSKHMVISRVSLYRKCLRVTGKTPVDFIRSVKLEKAAVLLEKSTKTISEICYMVGFSTPNYFAKAFREKYQVLPSEYRAKKRDSD
- a CDS encoding alpha-galactosidase (product_source=KO:K07407; cath_funfam=3.20.20.70; cleavage_site_network=SignalP-noTM; ko=KO:K07407; pfam=PF16499,PF17801; superfamily=51011,51445), which translates into the protein MKRIASVLLLLCSMFTIDQTYAQQNFKNWAKTPPMGWNSWDCYGSSVTEAEVKANADYMASKLKSFGWEYIVVDIRWFVENDKAGGYNQTDPKYVIDKFGRYLPALNRFPSAADGQGFKNLAKYIHAKGLKFGIHIMRGIPTLAVKEKMPIKGTKYTADQIYSTALQCKWLTDNYTVDATKPGAQEYYDSIMELYASWGVDFIKVDDLSRPYHQGEIELIRKAIDKTGRPIVLSTSPGETPIEKAGHVQQHANMWRMVDDVWDTWPHITHLINVAQPWAPYIKPGTWPDCDMIPLGRISIRGERGGDRTSRLTKDEQQVLMTFFTIFRSPLMFGGDMPSLDPFTTSLLTNNAVLKMHRESTDVKFLFNDRKKVAVTSTNAKTRQHYLALFNLSDEPDLKEISVKPSDLGIAKIAKVTDSWTGKAVQNNGKQITVNLKPHSCVLYEIK